The nucleotide window CCCCCTCTGAACCCTGCCTGTGGCTGGTGGCTCCCCTTACCCTTGGTTAATGATGTGATGTGCATCCCCCTGAATCAGTTCATAAAGGAGCTGGCCTGGAGTGTCTGAGTGAAAAGGGGGCTGCTTTCCTCCAGGACCATAATACGTTAGGTGCACGGAGGACTGGcgtggccacagaggaggagcgCGGCCAAGCTCCCCATCAACGAGAGGGGCCTCCCGTGGTGGACCTGCGTACCTTCTGCTGCAGGGCCCTTTCCAGGGACTCCACCTTCATCTGCTCTTTCCGCAGCCCGGCATGCAGAGCTGCGCTCTCCGCCTTCGCCTTTGAGCGGACCTGAGCAATCTCTTCGTTGGCCCTGTGATGGTATTTTGGGTTTGTTTGCAGAAGAGATAAAAAGGACACGGTTAACTCTGAGGAAAGGACGAAGACACAGGGTACCAACTACTGACAGCCGCAAGAGCACAGACTAAAAAGGACTGACTCTACGATCAGAAAAAGCCAAGAGTTAGTGACCTGCAAACTGGAATTTATATGAAACTGCACGTTTCCATGGCACATCCCGAGGGCAGAATCAGTATTTTTCACATTTTGTATTTGGTGAGAAAATGAAATGACTGACTTTTTACACATTTCTAATGTTTAAAGGATCTGGTACCATGGTGGACTGGAGTGCTCTGGACATGACCACACAATACTGGAGCCCTTCAGCGAAGTCCTTTCCCACCTGAATGGTGTATAAAGGCCACTCTAGAGTAAAGCACCCGTGTCAGTCTAACTTCCTCTTAGACTGCAGGGCCAAACATTCCTTGCTGACAGGATCTCATATGCAGTAattctgtccccccccccccactgtcaACACTGTTGCCCTAAACACAGAGTAGAGATACCGGTGTCTGTGAGTTACAGCCCTCAGAACTGTCTTTATCCAATGAGTGTGAGAGGAAACATTTCACTAAATAAACATCCCGTTAATTGATACAAAAGATGCTAAAACCTCACCGCTAATAAGAGACATACAAATTAAAGTGATGAGCTTTTTGTGTGgcatgtgggggtggggtgggggctgaaGCCTGGATCTTGTGCATGCTGTGCTGGTGTCGTATTGTTGAGGATAAACAGAAGAAACTCATTCCAAGTACTACCATTTCactttcagactccatttaatcaGAGAGAGAAGCTAAATTCAAGGTCCTAGGGGAGCTggggacttcccaatagctgaacagcttctgttgtaaggaaacagttgtctgagtccagacatCTCAGGGACAACTTGTAAGCAGACAATTGTCTGAGTCCAGCCATTTCAAGGACAACCTCTCCCTCTTGCTATCAGTGTCAAACTAAGTTCATGGTCCCAGGCCCAGGAACCCACTCCTATCCTGACAGATGGCAACTCCATTGCTCAACCCCTTAGCTCCATTACCCCCGCACCCCTCTCAGCTTTATGGTTTCATCCTTTAAATATGCTGTACAGTGTCCTTTCAGGGTCGCAGTTCAGTCTGTTCTGTAGCCCTGATTGATTGGCTTGATTAGAATAAAGTTTTGTTATCTGCATTGAGCTAGTGTTTGAGTTCTGTTGGATTTAAGCAGATACCATGACAAAATCACTGAGCTTTTCATGGTCAAGCAGTATAGTTTCCGGTCTTGTCCTAAGAATGCAAAGAAGCACAGGATGGCGTGCTATGGAAGGGTGGGGCCATGTGGGGATGAAGAACACCTGCAACACACACACCTGTGACACAGTAGCCGTTTCTAGCTAACTCTTCACGGAAACACTGCTAATGCAgctactggggctggagaggtggcacagtggttaagagcactggctgcgctggccgaggacccaggttccattcccagcacccagcagcaACCTCGGTTCCTGGGGACCCAAcacctccttctggcctccatgggcacaggGCATGCAAGTGATGCAGGTCAAACACTCAAATgcgcaaaataaaaacaagtgaaaCTTTCAAAAGAGGTCCTACCACCTAGCAAGGGAGTTACACTGAGCTGTATGTTCTGACTTGGAAAATGCCTCTAACATGTTATTACCTGAAAGGGGAAATTTGTAGCCTCATTTGATAGGTATCtcaaagcagcaacaaaaagatGCCAGACCATTCGGGATAGTTTGTAAAAGCACAAAGACAACACAAGGGCGCACAATGGCCCCGTAATGAGAGGTCgtagagagtgggaggagagagatttTTACAGGGAGGAACACCGACTGCAGTATTACTCTGTAGTTAAAATCTAGGGTGGAAGCTGACTGTGATGCCACATGTCCCTCagccccagcagaggcaggaggatctctctgagtttgagacaagttccaggccaatcaggGGTATACAGGGAGACTGCATCTTTTAAAATGAGGGAGAGAAGATATACATTCCCCGAGGTGAATTTTCAAATGAGCTATTGGACTTCAGGACTGAAAAAACTAAAGTCACAAAACCACCAGACGGGAGAGCTGGACATAACCTAGAATAGGAAAGTCTTTATCACTACGACAGGGGATGCAGAAACCACAAACCAAGTGACTCTTACTGCATCTGAGTATTTTTTTCAtgagctggatatggtggcattTGCCATTAAATTTAGCACTTGGGAAGCCgaggcaagttcaaggtcagcctgaactaTACCGGatgaccctgactcagaaaaactGAAATGGAACATGTTTCTGCTCATCAGAACACAGAGCaaggctggagagaaagctccACAGTAGAGCTCTTTGTCTAGGTCATACCACGTCTGGGTTTAACCCAgcacactaaaaacaaaacaaaacagccacaacctaaaacatacacataaacagagtcagagagagcacgcgtgcacacacacacacaaatagtatgTTGGAAAGTGAATTATAGTTCACATGAAAGCCGGTGCCCCTAACATAGGAAACACATTAAGCTAGGACAGGAAGGTAAATCACGGTAAAGTAAGTGTTTAAACAGACAGCTGCTGAAGTGAGCTTAATTTTACTAAGATAAACGTAAATCAAAGCtactttgaataaaataaatgctctGTGGCTTGCCAAACCTCACAGAAAGCTGTTACATTGAAGGTAACCTAACAGCTGACCCGTTGGCAGAGCTTTAGGGAaaacacactcttacacactgcGGAAGGGAGAGGCTGATAGGCGTCTAATAAGGCCAGACGGGAAGTATTTATGATTATTGTAATCCCACCTGTTTGCTGCTCCCCAATTCCTCATCTTTCGTCATGAAGAGGCACACAAAAGGGCCGTCTACAGCTCTCCTCCCTGCAGTACTTCTGCACCAGAGGTTTCATAATCACTAAGTCCAGCAGGACGGGCCACCGAAGGGGAGACCTTCCAACACAGAAATGCCAGGAAGAAGGTTCTCACGGACACGGATAGACAATGAGCATGATTAGAATGTATGTGTGAGGAAAGACACAGAACTCCAACCCTGAAGAGCTAAGAGATGCTGTGTGTGCAGACACACCTGCATATACTTTGTAATGTTTTAGCCACACAGAGGaatgaaatcacacacacacaaacctggaGGTTGTAAGCAAGGAGACAGATAGCAAAAGGTGTGATGTATGTTACTGTGTGGATAAAAAGGTGTCAGCTTCCATCTGCCGCAATGAGCAAGGGCAACACACGTTTATGCGCGTTTACCTGTGCAGCTTTTCCTCTGCGTGAATCTTCAGGGCCTGGTATCGCTGTTCTTCTTGCTTAACCCTGGCTAAGGAATCCTGAGCACACTTCTTCAAGGCCTCTTCATTCTATTCCAAAGTGAAAATTCAAAACAAACGTGTATGTCTCTTTGTTTCTCCTGCACAATGTATCACaaagttgtttgttttaaggGAAAGTGTGCTTAACTGGGATGCACTTAATTCACAGTCCGTGTGACTTCAATGGCTCCTACAACCCCACTGAAGAAAGCCTGTACAGGTTCTCCATGTACTAATTTGCAAAAGGCTTCAGCTTCCTAATGCAGCTTCTTTCTCAAGCCCTGCATTAGATTATTAGCCAGGCCTGCCTGCCCATCTGCCCATCCGCCCATCcgcccatccattcatccatccaccagCCAGCCATCCAGCCATCTATCTTATCTGATTGGCCAGTCCcatccattcttcctttcttttttccttcctttccttctttctttccttccttcctttttatttctttgtttattcatttatattcttTGGCTTTCTAAAACAGAATCCTGTTATgcagcccagactagccttggctttgcaatccttctgcctcagtttcctgatgtCAGGCTCACAAACCTCAGCCATCAGTCATAAAGCTTTTCGTGAACAaggccctctgtcagacataccAGGACAAGAATTCTGCAATACTCTTGTCTGGTAGCACACAAATGAATGACCCAACCTCATTTCTTCGGTAGTGCCcaacttaaactttttttttcagtgaactaAGATCTCTTCAGCTTTTACTAGTACCCAAAAGGTGCCGGATAAAAAAAGGAACaagccttgggggggggggagtgtcctaggatgtaaagtgaataaaagaattaaatgaaaggaaaaaaaaaaaacaagccccACAGCGCTGAGCACCACAGAAAAGGCCACCTGCCACTCTGCCATATGGCAAGATACTGTACCAACACCACAGAGACAAAGGCATGAAGGATACGCACGCTACCTTCTTGAACCCTTCTAGCACGCCTTTCAGGTTTTCGTATCTCCTAAAGAGATCAGAAAGGGACCTTTCCACAGAGTTGAGGTCGGCCAGTGCTTGTTCCTTCTCCATAGTCAGCTGCTGGAAACTCTGAGAGGTCTTGCTTGTCTTCTGCCCATCTTCTGGAATCACAGGTCAGAGGGAGCAATGTTAACACCATGCGAGCCAAACAGCATCCTtggaatggggggtgggggggcatgcTGAGGTGTCCCCACTCTCAAGAACTCATGCTCCAGTGGGAGGACACACACAGTGACAAGAGATGGGGAAGCAAGCAGGATGGGAGAGCTGGGAACAAAGCTGGCGTTCAGAGTGGTGAAGGCATGATGTCATTGTGCACTGTaaagattcaaatgctgatccTTGTGCCTTCCCTGTCCCCCCCAtttggttgcaatccttgttctgaaaaTCTCCTGTCTAAACTTTGCTCCCTACTTGTTCCCTgataataaagataataaagaGGCTTGACAGCCAATGACTGAGCAGGGGGGAGAATAGGGCTAGACTTCCGGTTagccaggggagggagggagaaagggagggaagaaggaaaagagagagagaaggagaagggggggggagaaaaaggggggaaggggTGGAGGGGGAATTCAGCCCTGAGGACAGGTCCAGGAGAGATCAGCTGAAGCAGAGAAAGCCATAAAAGCAAATATCTCGGGGATTTACAATGGGAGGGagccagattagcttagagggttaaaaaTAGATTAATACTGTTCAGTTCTTGTGCTATAAagcttattaaacaaatataatagcCCAGTCTCGATTATTTGGTGTTAGCCGGGTTAAGAGAgaaataacacattttaaaacagCCACTAAGAGAGTGGCCTCTCATAGCAGAGACTGGAGCAGACGGCCAGGGCAAGGCTACGCTGGGAAGGCAGCTAGTGCTGTGGGCAGCGGGAAAATCTCAGTACCTAAATGCTACAAGATCAGAGTAGATGCATGGAAGAGCCAAGCCTTAGAAACGGCAACTAAATAAGGATTTAAATTTAATACAGACAATCTGGTCACCGTTACTAGAAAGGCTCGCTGGGTCTGGTGGAGGGAAATAAGGACCTGCAGTGACATCACACAGAGGACACACTGAGTGCCAGTACTTGGGGTACTAAGCTAAGAACActgacttcaaagccagcctgggctataaactTTGAGGCTACCCTAGCGTATGTCTTTGAAGGGCACTGTCTTGCCCTAGCTCCTTCCTTCTGGGCCACATTCTCCCACCAACACCGCGTTCTGTCCAAGCATCTGGCACCGAGAGACTGAACTCTAGAGAGTGACTACAGACTGATCTCTCTGAAACCCTGAGTCAAAATAAGtcctttctcttctgttcatAATCTTGCattttggtcacagtgatgagaaaCTTAATACGGGAAATGAGTCATGAAGACAGAATCTGTatgtacctttaaaaaaaaaaaaaaaaaaaaaagagcacagcCCAGAGAACactatattaaatgaaataagccagacgCAGGAAGACAAATACTAAATGTTCTCAATGGGCAGGGAAGCTAAATGAGCTAAGTCAAAAAAGTACACAGAAATTTGAATGATCCCCAGGAAATGACATTTTACTCTTGTTTAAAgacaggtttctctatgtagccctggctggcctagaacttggtgggtgtgtagaccagactagcctcgaactcacaaagatctgtctgcctgtctcctgagtgtgggAAGTGCTATGTACCTGGCTGGCAATGTTTAAGGAAATGAAAGTGCTAACTATAATAGCTTAATCGCTGGCCACTGTATCCATGCATAAATTACCGCATGGTCTCCCACAATAGTACAATAATGACACATCACTCCTCAGCAGCTAGAAAGGGTCTGGAGAGACGCCTGAGCAGCTAAGAGCACGTCTTGCCTTTGTGGAGGAGCCAGGTTCAGCTGCTAGTGCCCACagtaggctcacaaccacctgtaactccagttccagatggtCTGACATCCTTGAGACTTCCATGGCTTCACAAGACTCCTGGTTCATAAGAACTCAAGTAGGCAGGTGCACAcagactcatacacataaattaaaatcaaCCCAACATATCTTtagaaataaataaggaaaataagACGCCAGAGAGCTAGCTATCTCCTCCAGGAATGATGTAATGCGGTGGGAAGGCGCCAAGAGTCCCTTCCAGACACAGAATCTGCCAGAGCCTTGGCTTTGGACTCCACAGATTCCAAAACTGCAAGAAACAAGTGTCTGTCTCTTGTTAGAGCAGTCTGAGCAGCCTACGGCCCAtgctcaaaaagcaaaacaacatcaAAACCCTTTCTCCTTACCGATCATTTGGGCAATCGTCTTTTCATATTCAGCCACGATTTtcctaaataagaaaaaaaaatagtaattcaTTATTGTTATAACAAACCTTGTTTTTAAAATGGAAGTCAGAGAATGCTATCTGAAACAAATTCAATGACAGAGAATAACGCATATATAAACCATTATCTTTGCTCTGcctcctttctttgcttttttttttttttttatatgcacAAAGTTTACTAAACTTCTGGAAGGTTAAATGTTCTTAGCATGagataaaaaggaagagaagaaatgaaataaaaagggaTTATGTCTTTGGTGCTAGGAAAGACACTGTAGTCTCACACAAGCAAAGTGCTCGACCCAAGCTAAAGCCTGAAGTCCAAAGCATCTGACAATCTCATACTTAGTGAACTGCTTTTACTATCAAGTTGACACAGCCTAGAGCCACCTGGGAAGAGACAACCGCAGCTGAAGAACTGTCTTGATCACAGTGTCTTTCTtaggttggtttggtttttttgaaacagggtttctttgtgtagccttatagctgtcctgtactcactttgtagaccaggctggccttgaactcacagagatccacctgcttctgactcccaaAGTGccaagattacaggcatgcgccacctcACCCCACTCTACgtacatatttaaatattgtgAGACAATCTTTTTCAATTAAAGGTGTCCTCCAGGACCCTTCCCATGAGACCCACTCCAACTTCAGCCTTTACTGGCTCCATCTGCCTGAGTGCTGTTTTCCCTCTGATTCAGTGACAAGTTTTagcttctgtcctattccctagAACATTTCACTTATTCACATATTTTGAAGATCAAGCCCTTGGGTCGGCCTTGCATGCAGTCAAGTGTTATTATTCTGGTCCACCCAATGCTAGGCCATCTTCCCTGCAGCTATGCCTCTCTGGTGAGTCCACCAAGCTGGACTCCGAACCCAGGGTCCTTGTGGTGTATCGTAAGCTCACTAATGGTGGAGCTGTTCCAAGCCCAGTCCTGGACTGCCAACCAGGAAGTTCTCCAAAACCAAGTAATGCAGTAGCCACAAATTACAGTGGTCATGTTTAAAATATCCCttcagggctgcagagatggctcagtggttaagagcaccgtctgttcttccagaggtcctgagttcaattctcagcaaccacatggtggcttacaaccatctatgctctctactgccctcttctggcatgcaggtgcacatgcagatagagcactgatgtgcataagataaataaaatcttaaagaaataTATCCTTTCAGTACTCCAGTACTCATTGGTGCGGTTTacactttttctcttctttgaggTTATCTTTAGTAATGTAATGACTCATAAATTTCTAGATTggacaagaagaagaaaagaaggttgcctttatttttatttttaaacaaatctgAGACAaatgtgtagccttgactggtcTGAAACTTTCTGTaaatcccaggctggcttcaaacttgtgacaatcctcttgcctccgtCTCCAGAGTGTGGGATCACAGGGGTTTGAAAGtctccaccatcatcaccactgcAGCTAAAAGCTTTTGACTGAAAGTCCAATCTGATTTCAATACCTCCATCATCAAGTGTATTAGTAACGTTTCTTATTGTTTATTACAAACGGATATTTTAAAATAGACTTGttactctttttgttttgtgttttttgagacagggtttctctgtgtagttctggatgtcctggaactcactttgtagtccaggctggcctcaaactcagagttccgcttctctctgcctcccaagtgccaggattaaagacaCGTACCATCATGCCCGGCtctgttattctttttaaaaggcCTTTTATGAGTAATAAAAGTTCTATTTGGATATGATGTTCTAACCCAAAAAAGTTGTAATTAAATAAACAACTAGTCAAACCcaacttttactttttctttttcgagacagagCCTTTCTATGTAGTCCTTGCTACCCTAGAACTTGATAAGTAGACTAGGCTGTGCTTAAACTctgagacctacctgcctctgtctctaaaTGTGAGGATTAAGgatgtacaccaccatgcccaaactatattggtttttgttttgttttattttttggctttccttgtttgtttttttttttttttttttttttgggacagggtttccctgtgtagccctggctgtcctggactcattttgtagaccagactggcctcgaactcagaagtGTGCCACTACCACTTTTATtgatgtttgtttgtctgttttctgagatttatttagtatgtatacaatgttctgtctgcatgtacacctgaacaccagaagagggcaccagatctcattatagatggctgtgagccaccatgtggttgctgggaattgaactcaggacctctggaagagcagctagtgctcttaacctctgagctatctctccagtccattTGCTGATGTTTTTAACCTCAAAGTATGGAGCAGAGAGCAAAGCCCTCACGTTGTCAGCCACTGATTTGTGACAAGAAAACACTGCTTCTTTGAACTAACAATGCACAAAGGCACCCACGTCCCACCCCAGCACCCGGCTAACCTCATCTCCAAGACTTCTTCTCGGGTCTCTTCGTATTTTTTCTTCCACTCATTTGCTTCAATCTCCTTAGTGATTATCTAGATTATAATAAAGCTTTGTTTTACCTCATCGATCTATTGGAAACTGAAAAATAACACATGACCAAGTCTGACACAGATATTCAAATAACATTTAGGAATACAGTGCATCTCCACGTTTGTATATAATGTTCACAGACGTCTGGTAAAGcgcattctcagctacataggaTGGTAGGGGCGATGGTACCACCAGGGAAGGGTGAACGGCAGAGCTCCCTCACATTTGAGTGGTACTTGCAGTTCCTCTGAATCCCTTGTCTTTATTTTGAGGGAGAATGCATCCTAGGTCAGCTTTAAActtgtgatccccctgcctcagccaggggattacaggcgtgcaccaccacactcggATGCACACTCCTTTTCTGTGGTGATTCCTCAGGGCTTGGTAAGGAGTGAGACAGAGTGAAGGGGCTGGGGCGCTCCCCACTGGATCCATCAGGACAGACAGATCCCGCTGCGCTGATATGCGAGACGCTCTTGACAGCTGGAGGGAAGGATTCTCTCCTCCATGTCTCAATTCTGTCTGTCCTGCACCGGGCTGGAATGGGCACCCAGTGGCCCCCCTCACTATACTCCTTAGGGGCTCCCTTCTTCTTAAATCGTACAGTTTCTACTTTTGTGCTTATAGGAAGGATCTCAAGAATAGAGAAgatggagctggagggatggctcaggggttaagaacactggctgctctggcagaggacctgagttcggttcccagcacccacactgcagcttacaactgccttaACTGATTTTTACTGGCACTAGGCATACACagacaaaaaaatcttaaaaacaaaaaacaaacaaacaaacaaaaaacccaaaacaacccaTAGGCTACCCTGTGTGCTTCAACTGACTAGACACAGCTCTCCTCAGATCTATTATGCTGCTACCTCAACATCAGCTCTTGGGAGAAAGACACAGCCATTCTTCTCACTGACAAGACTCCTCAACacagctcccaagtgctggccaCTGGGCTAACTGGCATCCCCAATTATAGTGCAGCATTACTTCAGAAAGCTTGGGAAGCTGAAATGCTTCTCGACTTACTGTGTGCTGCAAATAAAAGCAATTTGGAATcttacacacaaaaattaaatgcAAAAGACAATCCAGAATATGACAGAAGGGGAAGGCAACCAACCAGCAAAGGGCCGTTAGCGTTTTTAAGTTGTAGCAATGTCTGTTTGGGACAGAGGCTCCTCAGGAGTACAGTACAGAAACTGGGGAGCTGACTATGGAATCCCATTGTTGAGCACCTAGAATTCTTAGGGATGGGCACACGTGGCAAAGCAGAGGATAGAAGCACAAGGGTCTTACAGTTTCCACAGCAAATGGTAAGTAAGTACTGAAGTCTATGGGAGCCCTTTCTGTGGGCCACACAAACCACAGAGAATAGGAACTCGCAGACTGAGGCAGGGCGAGCCAATAGAAATGGCACCTTCTGCAGACAGTAAAAGTACAACTTTACCTCTTCTCTGATCAACGTGAGCACGGCGGTCTTGTCTGCTTCACTGAGGCAGATCCCGTCTAGGGGGCTTTCGCCCCCACAGGCCACAGACACGGGTGCCTTTTCTGAAGAGGACTCCAGCAGTCCCTGTGGGACAGGGGTTGCATTAAACATGGTCACTGTCCAGCTACCCCAAATATCCCTCAACAACTTCctcagcacagaacagaaaaacccTTTGAAAACATGCTTGAGGAGAAACGGGAGAAGGGTGGCTCTACACAAGCAATCTAGTTGCAGTACACATGAAAGAAAAGGGCTCTAACAACCAGCTGGGCGGGCTTACGTCAGAGGCAGAGCCCCTAGGAAAGCTTTCTTCTTGTGAAAGGAGTGTAACTGTCAAGCGGTCAGTTACCAGAGAATCCCAGGCATAAAAGAAACATGTTTCAGGGCCTCATTTTCCCCATGTTTTTTGGGGATGTGTCCATGCAAATAATTTTTCAAGAACAGTGATAACCCTTTCACTCACATACTGATGCCTTGTATGTATCTGTCTAACCATTTTGGCAAATACATATTACCAACTTCCAGGACTAAGCAGACAGAGGTGGCAAATCTCTGACCTTTGACCTTCATCTTGCCAGCTCGGTGACTCGGGATCACCATGAACTTCAGCTGTGGTGATGGCCTCAAGTACATGGATGCCACATAACACCCGTGCGTGAGTTCTCTGACAGCAGAGGGGTTAATGAGCAGTTCACTTTTACCCCTGTGGAGCAACTTCCCGTTGGCCTTCTGGCGCTATTCCCCTCGCTGTTCTCATGAGACAGTTGGAGGCTGCT belongs to Meriones unguiculatus strain TT.TT164.6M chromosome 4, Bangor_MerUng_6.1, whole genome shotgun sequence and includes:
- the Tacc1 gene encoding transforming acidic coiled-coil-containing protein 1 isoform X6 — protein: MAFSPWQILSPVQWAKWTWSAVRGSGAGEDEAGGPEGDPEEEEDSQAETKSLSFRSGCKVKKYETQSLDLDGCSQDEDAVISQISDIPNRDGHATDEEKLASTSCGQKSAGAEVKGIEKEACQKTEKEELAVHGLLESSSEKAPVSVACGGESPLDGICLSEADKTAVLTLIREEIITKEIEANEWKKKYEETREEVLEMRKIVAEYEKTIAQMIEDGQKTSKTSQSFQQLTMEKEQALADLNSVERSLSDLFRRYENLKGVLEGFKKNEEALKKCAQDSLARVKQEEQRYQALKIHAEEKLHRANEEIAQVRSKAKAESAALHAGLRKEQMKVESLERALQQKNQEIEELTKICDELISKLGKSE
- the Tacc1 gene encoding transforming acidic coiled-coil-containing protein 1 isoform X7; translated protein: MGGSHSQGRGPGLAWETPPTGADAAASGCKVKKYETQSLDLDGCSQDEDAVISQISDIPNRDGHATDEEKLASTSCGQKSAGAEVKGIEKEACQKTEKEELAVHGLLESSSEKAPVSVACGGESPLDGICLSEADKTAVLTLIREEIITKEIEANEWKKKYEETREEVLEMRKIVAEYEKTIAQMIEDGQKTSKTSQSFQQLTMEKEQALADLNSVERSLSDLFRRYENLKGVLEGFKKNEEALKKCAQDSLARVKQEEQRYQALKIHAEEKLHRANEEIAQVRSKAKAESAALHAGLRKEQMKVESLERALQQKNQEIEELTKICDELISKLGKSE